In Halictus rubicundus isolate RS-2024b chromosome 1, iyHalRubi1_principal, whole genome shotgun sequence, the sequence GACTATGAGCTAGTGCCTGTACTACTCGTTCCAGCCTGATCGATCGAGCGGTCAACGGGGATGCCGCGTCGCTGCCACCGCTTCCTGCACCACCGGTGCTGTCTCTTTCGCTCACCGAATGTAATTCTTCACCTGATAACTGTAACTGCGAATTTACACATACTATATCGTCTTCTGATGTCCCTAACTAGCTAACGCTAACGCGGCAAATAGAACAGTCGCTGACCTGGCTTGCAGGAAGAGATTCCGATAGCTGTCCTGGACTAGTTAATGAGGCGGCATACTGATGGAGGTGTGCCGGAGACATGGATGCTGGTGCctttaaacaattattaaaatattaagaCAACAACCTAGTGAAACAAGCGTCAAGTTTATATTGGTTGCATATTTACAGTATGATATTTATGCAAGTAATCCCTATTAGGACTATGATGAGATTTTGGCGTGGATCGCCCGCTCAATGGCGGCGATGCTCGTTCAAGACTTCGTCCTCTCGCTAACAGGTTCATATGTTcaagactaccgacgcgagatTCCAACTCTTCTGCGCGTGCTTCAGTACTTTGTTTCTCTTTCTGCAACATTAATGTTCAAGCTGTAATACATGATACGTTCGCACTGTCGCGTTAATTCGAATCGGAGTATCTGCGAAAAGTTTCCTTTAACACGATAACACGAAATATCAGGTCATTTTTCTCAGAACTAATTTTTCATCCGATACAAATCCCATTCGAATGAACACAGCAGCATAATCTATGTATGTTCACACATAAAGACATGGACGTTTGCTTACCTGAATCAACCTAATTTCATTATTAATTGCATCTAATTGTTCCTGTAACATTACCGCTAACGTTTGAGCATCCGAGTGACCTGTCGGACTAATTACATCGGCCGCGCAGCTGAAGAGACTCTCGTTGTCCCCGTCGCCTTCTGCATCGCTGGAGACGTCAAACGCCTGCTGTACGTTAGCGAGGACATGCGCCTGCTGCAGCTTCTCCCATTCTTGTTCTGCCAGCGTACGGGGTACGTAATTCTGGTAGAAGTAAtcagaaaatgtttaatttgcATAGAGATCTCCAGTCTGATAACTAGGCATGGGATCAAGTTCAATTTGTGCTTATGAATTCGAGTCAATCTCAGTAACCCAGTTTCGTTCCTCGAGTTTCGATTATTGACCTCGAAAATACATACTTTCGTCGTATCCTCGTCGATGGTAGGTCGCTTCGCCGTTCTCCTTGGCAGAGAGTGCGTGTCGAAGCTACTGTGACTCGCACTCCTTGAGAAGGATCCAGGATCCACTGCGTTGGGAGACAAACTTCTGGTCAGTGCATCTGTCTGCTGTATGTTGAACGCGATTTCCTGTTGCAGCATCTGTCTCTTCACATTGTCGATCTCGAGCCGAGCTTTTCCCAGCTCCTTCACTATCTCCGTCTTCTCGTTCTGCAGGTCTTCGGCCAGTTTCCTCGTCTGTTCCAGCTCTTGCGTCAGCGTATTCTTCTCGTTCAACGCCTGCATTCTTTCCTCCAGATGCGCCTGTAGTCTTTCGTTCGACTCTGAATGGGAACACGAGAAGATGGTAGATTACGAGAGTTTCTTAACCGGTACCCGAAGCGAAATGTACAGCAATTACCGGATAAAAGTTTATCAACGGTCGCGCTAAGCCGCGTGTTATGCTCCTCGTTCATTTTAAGTCGTTGATTGACACGCATCACTTCCGCGTTCTTTTCCTCCAATTGCGTTTCTAATCTCTGTATTCTGTCCTCCGCACTGCCGTGCCTTTCTTGAGCCTGCTTATTAAACGATGCACATAATTAATATTACCGTAGAAAACGCGAAGCTATAATGTATAGATGATTTAATGATCCTTCCTTCGATATACAAGTACATGAAAACTGATCAACTATTTCAGGTCCCGAGCGAAAAAGACGAGACAAGTCTAAATAGTCTAACTTAGTGAAAACTGTACACGTGCCTTGTACACAGTATTCTAAAGAAACGTGACCAGAAAAATGAAACGATAAAATACTAACAAGCTCCAAAAAATAATCACATCGATTGCGTTTGTTTGGTATATTCAGTGTTAGATTGAAACTGGACGGATTATAATATCCTTTGACACGAGAATTGTACGAATTCCAACATTACCTTCTCTGTACGAGCCCTTAGCTATTACCATGTTAATAATAAACTGTAAGAAAAGGCTGAGTAGTGTTTGTTGTTTGCATGGCAGACAAAGTCAGGTACTGCGTGAACAGTGGTATAATATACACGGTGGGTCATGTTCAAAAAGATCATCTAAATATCTCGCTTGCTTTTGATGGCAGAGAAATAAATGCACTAGATGAAATGTACTTGATTAATAGTTTGGTAACCTAAAccttgttttttaaaaattagaattaaaggAATGACCTGTACAAGTTTCATCAAATGCATTTTTTTTACTATCGATAGCAAGTGAAATATTTATGTGAGCTGTTTTGAGTGCTCCACTCTGCATATTTGCGACAAGAAGAACACATCACTGAGAGTTCGAATATGTGAATTGAAGAGTAGAGAGAATCGTATATCTGAGTGGCAAGCAATCTAGACaaagatatatatgtatatatatatgtaaatatatatttgGGGAGAGTCGACAGAAGTGCAGAGGAATAAAAAAAGGACAAATTGATGATGCAACGACTTAATTCCCCTGCGTACCTGGTTGGGCCTCCTCACCTGCGTCAGAGCCTCCATCCTCTGCTTTAATTGCTCTTCCATTTCGGGAAGCTTGGAATACTGTGCCAATTTCTGTTCTGCCAATTCCAGTTTTTCCTGTATAGCTGCTATCTTTTCTTCTTGGAGCTGAAGAAGGTATTGAAATCAGTGACGGATTATGAACTGGagtatgataaaaaaattaacGAGTAAGGACGCGAATGGACTTCGACACCGATTACTGTACAGTAGGGTGGTCCTTATTTTTCGACTTGAGCGAAATCAACAACcataagggcccggtcttcgtagattcacgataaggtagagtgactacattatcgtcaaaaaattattgtacacgtgcctcaagttttccttTACCTTTAATTGGGCCTTCTTGTGCTGCAGCTCCTGTTCCAATTTCTCGTTGAGATCATGGCTACTGGAGGACTCTCGTTGAGCCTGGAGGTACCGCTTCTCGAGCGTCGCTATCCTTTCTTCCTGATCCACTTTCTGTGCGACATTCTCATGCAAATCTCTCTGCAATTTCACGTTCGTCTCTTGGGTCTTCAGCAAGTCTTTCTGCGCTTTCGATAAGGTTTCCTCCAACTCTGCCACATGTCCAATTAACTCTGCCACCCGCCGTTGCCACGTGCTCAACTCTGAGCTCTAAAATAAATGGTTTCACTTTGTTATCATTGATTGTTTAACCGCGTGACCACCGACTATAGCTGTATGCTTGTAATAGGAGTATGGTGTTATCCATATCAAGGACAAAACACAGCTACTATACATAGTCTGCGACGAGAGACAGAAACTTTTGTCGTTTGTCCCTGAGTCGTGTGGGAGGGGTGGGTGTTATGCGACAAACCGTCTGTCACAGATACACTGTATATGTCTGTCATAGATTGTATATGTGTTAACGTTGTTTTAGTATtgtatcgtgttcgtctacgattgtTGCGGTAATAAACCAAGCTGTTCATACATAAAATATCTGCTCGGGGGAGAAGAGAGGTCCATTCTTAGTTCACTAAAAACCATGCGAAACACGTCGAACATCGTCGTCATAGTCATTCCACAACATGCCATCGGCTGCGCCGCTTCGTATGACGCAACACAACAGGAGAGACATAGTTGTGCAAAAAACACGACGTCACAAAATCTGTTGTGGTTTCTATCGGTTAATCTcttataagaaaaaaaaaaaaggaaacgctTGCTTCGCAAGTGCATTTTTGTAAAGGTTCTATCAGAGAGTTACAGAGTCAAGACTATCAAAGTATCCTTGAAACACTTTCCAGTGTCTCTTCGACCATGCACCATAAGTAGAAGAAAAACACATAAGGAAAGTTTCTATCTGTCCGATATCAAAACGCTTCGGCAAACTTGTGTCTTCAAAAACACATGCAAAGGGTGGGGGGCGGGGGAAAGTTTGTTCCCAAAGTCGGTTACGGTATTCCCTCGCTCTGGCGACGCACAGTTGAGAAATAGAAAATGGAGCACTCGTTCCAGCCTCTCACCAGATCAAGGGAATACTGACACGGACCAGCTATGGGACTCGACAACAGACGGTTACGGGAACAGTCAAGCGATACACTCCCGTATGGTGTTACTCCACCCTACTCGCCTCTGCGACGTTTTCTACCCTCCACTGCCATGCTGGAGTCTCGGACTTTTTCAACAGCAGTAATACTTTCGATTGTATTAGGTTGATGCATATGAACTTAGAAGATGAATGAATTTTACTTACAACAAAGTAATGTTCCTTTAACGTTACTATTAAAAATCGgacgtttcatatgcaacaacttaACACATCTACTTATCAAAAAATCAACACCCCACACAAACTGTACATTTTTACAGAGGATGGAACCTTCCCTGTGGTGATTTAATCGCGAGTCCAGCTGGGCAGTGTAGGGTCGAAAGAGCCGTGTCTCATCGAAGATCTACCTGGATCTCCCTAAAAGACTGATCATACGTACGCACAGATCGATTTCGCTCGGTTCGACGCGTATTGTCATACCTGCTTCTCAACGGTAGCTTGCAAATCAATTACTCTCGTCGTGGTGTCCTGGTCCGCCGGGTCCAGACTGCCATTGCTCAGCCTACTGCCAATTTCAGTCGACCTCTCCGTACCTAGTTTTTGTATCGACTGCGGCtgtggttgttgttgttgttgttgttgttgctgctgttgctgctgctgcgggTGTTGTTGCTGCTGGTGTTCTTGCTGGCCTGCCGCCTGCTCAGTCTCATTCTGCCCGATCACAACACTACATTCAGAATGCCTCGCTCGCATTGCCTGCCCTGCATCGCCGCGCGATCTCCCAACTACTACGGCTAGACAACTATACGCGACTAAGCCACTACCGTGCACTAACGCAGACGCACTCTTATGGATGCAACGATCGAGGTGATTGACGAGCACACGTGGCAGCCGAGCTCTGATGTCGATCGGTACAGATTCGCGCTCTGCGATGACGTTTGATGTTCGAGGAAGATGCTCGTGCAGCATCCACGCTAACTTTGTTCATTTGGAGTCTCCTGTGAGCTCCGAAATTACTAAAAATGGCCTCAAACCTTGGCGTAGACAACCAGAATGTGTCAGTACAGTGGTTGATAAACCCGAGAAACCATTGTTTATCTCCTACGTTAGATTGCATATCATTTAAACTATTCCTTATTGTCTTGAGCTTAAAACGTTCGTTACCAGCGCCATAGGATTATAACATATATCATTATGTTCAgagaatttctaatttttctgtGACAATATTTTTGTTCATGCTTCATAAGAGGATACGTTGCATTTAGTCAAATGTTATAGCCTCTTTTTTGTCCTAGTATTAGAAACCAAAGAAGGAGGAGTTCGAATGATACGTAATATAGAAATTCTTCAAGGATAAACAGTGGTCCCCCCTTACTTGTGTCAGCCACTGTAGTAGAAAATATAGTTTTCTTAATCTTTTCAAATTGGCCGCACGATTACCTTGGTCTCTCGAGCTATACGATTCTGAATACGTCATGACTGCAGTTCTAATAAAAGTTTGATCCTCTCTGCGACAAGGTTCGGTGCTATGCTCACACGATTATATAAAAGATTGTGTAATTGCGATTATGAGATCGATTTTTCAAGCTATATGCCCGGTTACatacttttcattttatttccttGCGCATGCAGAGAGGATCAAAAAGGAAGAAGGCTTTTCCTCGATGATTCATGGAATGAATTCTGTGACGCTGTTGGATTTGGTGACTCGCGAATGATCGAACGGTTTCCAGGATCTCGAGAGAGCTAAAATCTGTGACCAATGACTGAATCGATCGATAACCAACGGCGAGATTAGAAGCGTGTATTACATCGCAGAGAGAAAgaaagtaagagagagagaaagagaaagaggacgaTAGGACCCCGAATGGCCGCATCGAGCGAAAGTTTTATCGGCGACGTGAGATAGTATGCTTGGATCATATCAAAACCCATGAGCATGCACAGTGAACGAAAAATGAAAATCATAAAAGAGGTCGCATGGATGCAGCTTTCACGACGCTCAATACACGTGGAACACCTTTTCTCATGTATCCATGATGATTGTGAAGTATGAGGGGCAGTGTGTGTGAGATATTCTGTGAGTGCGATTATGCATGGGTGGTGGTGGTGTGCGGTATATCGTATCCACGTTTCTCGGCTACCTTGTTCTGTTGCTGGCTGTCTTCCGTCTGCCCGTTTTCCTTCGGCCTGTCCTCGATGGCCTTAGGCGCGTGCCCGCTCATTATGTATTGCTGGAGCTGCGGTTCAAGACATTTAAACGATCAATATCGTCCGCAGTTCGATCACCGTCCCTCAAACGGACCGGTCCGACAGTAaaactacactgcggatttttacccACTCGTGATATTTACAAACGTTTTGAACACAGGTGAGCATTGTCCCACCAACTGAAGGGGCTACATACACCTTGGAaacaaatcgattttttaaaaatattttttaattcgattCTAAAACTGAAAACTATGGTCGCCTAAAAACCTTTTTCGAAATCCgaaatattgatatttttctttgaaaattacAGTGTATATGCATGAAAGTATGTACTTTAAGATACATATACacgttttataataaaaattattttccaggAAGTAGAAATTCGTTTCACGCCTCCAGATGTACGTAGCCTCTTAAATTGGAGGTTGGGTGCGACAATATTGCAAAGGTCAACTTGCGTATGTCCATATTTACTTTAGCATAAATATCCGTAACAGCAAAGCACAGATAATATAAATTTTCGTTATCTTCTAAGGAATGGTcaacgacaaagaagttctaatcgttGTAGATGCAAAGAGAATGGGTAAGGGTTTAAGGATATTCTTGCTTTACTTTTCACACAGGGGGTGTTTCGCGATCATAAAATAAATTCGCCCCTCCTCGGCGGTTTCCACGGAATGGcctataaaaatccgcagtctagcgacaATACTTAGGGAAAGAAGCGGTACCTCCTGTTTGGTAATGGCTAGTTCCTCCTCCAGGCTCTTGTTCTTCTCCTGTGCCATGCGCAGACGGTCCCGCACCTGAAAATTGGTCGCCGGTTATTAAAGGGTATTTTAATGAACCTATTATCTCGCATCTTAGCAGCCTCCGCCCGCGAGACCGTTCTACGTTTAACCCTAAAACAAGGGACTCGTGTAGTTCAACCTCTGTTTCGCGTTCGTCTACCCTTGCAATTAGTGTCTAGGTCCTCCAGATGTTGGAGTGCAATCTCGTGAGTCATCTCGGGAGGATCTTGGGGCCATCAACTCGCTCAAAATTAGGGTTCTACGAGAAAGAGGAGGATCTTGGAGTTTTTCCGCGGAGACGTTCTCTACTGGCCAATTTTTTCGATTTGAAAatcatagaaaaaaattttttagtcgGCTCGATCTTAAAGCAGTCGGAGTCTACGCCCGAAATTCTACGAGAAAAAAGAGGGTTTTGGAGTTCCTCGAAATCGCGGGAAAATTTTTTAGCGAACTCGACCTTGAGTTGGTTAGAGTCTACGCGAATCTAGGTTCAGGGTTAAATCGGAATCGTTGTTGATCCGGTTGCAAGGTTGAAGGAAACGTCGTCGAACAATAGATCAGAAGTTCTTACTTTCTCGTCCAGAGCCTTGTGGTGCTCGAACAGACTTTTCAGCGCTTTAAGCACCTCGGCTTCGGACGACACTCCAGATTGAGTGACCTGCTGCCTCTTCATCACAGTGGTCCTGATGGACCGTTCGTGCCGCGAGACCAGGCATTCTAGATGTTCCAGCAGAAGCTGTAAAAACGAAACAGACAACAGACAATGAGCAATATCGCGGGAACAAGTGCCGCATTCAAACTCTAAAAAGTATTAGAGcagacgcgacgacgacgaggctCTCTACGTACGCGAGTATTACTCCGCTCCGCTTTCAGCTCCGATATCTCCTCATCCCTCGCTAGGATGCCCTCGCGGGCCGCTGCGAGCTCCTTTGTTAGCTGAGAGAACTCCTGAAATCAGAAACAGAGCATCTGTCACCACGTGCCTCGAGAATGCATCTCTATTAACCCTTCTACGACCATCCTTCTGTCTTTTCTCCCCTGGCGATTTTGTGGAAAAATGTTTAAGCATTGCCCACTTATGTCGGAaggaaaaacagaaaattatcaccAACCAATCTTACATTATAGTCAAGGATGATCTGTAGATAGGTTAACGTCTCAAGTTTGTTCATATATTTGCATTATCTGCACTGCcgaatataaattttttgcGTTTCCATAACTAATGATTCTTATAGATTTTGATGCGTTATATGCAACTTTATAAATTTTTCCTTTAATCGCGAAAGCTATACAAATAATTCTTACGTAGAACAGTCCTGTAGATTCTTCCGAATACAACAGTGTACTTTACCACAACATGATAAACGTTTAAGCAtgttcaaataatatttaaagaGGTTAACGCAACAATTTTCACGGACGTTATCGAAAAgctaaaaaaaagttaaaaattgtagGACAGAGTCATtaagagaaacaaaaaaaaagttttAGTAATTCAATAGATCCTTTTCAGAGGCTTCTACGAATGTTCTTGCATTTAAACGTTTCGAGTCAGATCGAAAGGCAAAGACCACAAAGAGCCAAGTCATTCTTTCGTTGGACCCGATGCTGAATCAGAGCATTAAGAAGGAATCAGCTTCTACCAAAGAAGATCAGATCGACAAGTAGTTCTACTTCTGCGTCGAGCAGTTCGCAAGTCGCAGACTGAAATATTTTAGGGTACCGCTCACGAGGGAGCTCCGTCACAAAGTTTGCCCCTCTGGGAGGCTGCACTTTCATCTTCGTACACGTTACTTCCGCTCGACATTCTAGTTGAAtgttgtatatttatttataagtgCCGCTGATCGATACCGGGGCTCCGCTGTTGCAAAACAACGCGGACCTGCTGGATCCATTCTTTAAAGGACAACAGGGTCTCCTGTTGATCAAAACAGATCAAAATGCTTATGGAAATTCCAGTTCCAGGAGATTTCTCAAAAGATGAAAAACTTGAAGAAATCaagtcatcattctgaacaacttttccctatacatgttaccgccgctcgattttagttttcgagatattcgccaAAAGCTATTGCTAATACTGTATTGAACTTTTCGTATTCTTGCACGCTCCGTGGCAAGGCAAGCCTGTTCCGGCACAGCGCctgtttactttttttttttttgtaaacccGCTGTGGAGATGAGAGAGAAAACAGGGTCTTGCTTTCAATTTTGAAAGACTACTCCTCGATTTTCGTATGCATGGTCGGGCCGGTCCTCTCCGCTCCCTCCACGACCTACCCACAACTCATTCTATTCACATAATCTTTGCATTGTAGCTGTCATCCAGAATTTGATCTAGTAATGGAAAAATCATGCGAATAGAATGAGTTGTGGTTAGGTCGTGGAGGAGGCGGAATTGGGTCCGGCAGTCAGGCCAGCCCGACCACGTATACGAAAATCCAAGAGGAGTCTTTCAAAATTGAAAGCTAACCTTATATATGTATGACCAGAGTGAGACCTTGCATTCTCTCTCGTCTTCATATcgtgtttacaaaaaaaaaatttaaacagacgCCGCCAAGAAACCATCACTCTATTCTTTCTTCCCCttcttatatatatatgttgtatatTGCGTATCTGTTATTAATTTTATGTTTGGCTAGAAATCGGAAATATTTCGGCCATCATACCCAAACAAGCACAAAAACATAACATTTGTAAGAAGCAGAATACGTTGCGAACGCCGTTAAGCGACCGCCTGTGTTTATATACGAAAATCCaaaagagaaaattcaatacaGTATTAATAATagatttttgcgaatatctcgaaaactaaaacCAAGCGGCTATAACATGTACAGGgagaagttgttcagaatgatgacgttgacaatatatttcaaggtcatcaaaatcggtgaggaggACCAACTTCTGTATAATTACCGGAAGTTTCTTTTTCGTCGCCAATTTTGACTTTATTTCGTACATGTTCAAATTCGTCGAACATTTTTGTTCCGTGTACTTGTGTGCGTTGAGACGAATCTGTAGATTATGATTCACGTTGCCCCATTTCATTGACTAACAGTGTAAGCTCAGAATACattacagaaaataaacaaaGAACCTGTATAGAAGAAAAAATTGGATCCGTGGCCGATAGTAAGTGGAAATGGTTCCTCGGTAGAAATTATTCAGGATGAAGATTCTCCATAATTGTTTTAATCAGAACATTGATGTAACAGGTTTAAACACTTATTTTCGGAGCAGGTATCCAGTTATGAACGGACAGGATCCCAATTAGGAACCTGCCAACTTTATTCCCTAATACAAACTTAGGTAATCTCGACTTCTCCGaacgagacggagagagagagagagagagagagagagagagagagagagagatggttcTGTCCTGTTTTTCCGTTTATCCGTACCACTCGGGGAGCTCCAATTTCCACGAGACTTGGAACGGAAAGCTGGAAACACCTCGACCCGATTAAAAATTGACCGATTAACGTCGATTACAGGGAAAACGGTTCCGTTTACACCGGACAAGGAGCCGGAGCCCTTTAAAGGGGTACTCTGATTTTTAAtcttcgaaaaatcgatttaccTTCTTTTACATTTTCCTTAAGTATAAATGTTGTGGACTGTGCGTGAACTTTTATGGAAACCGTTGCCACGATGCTTCGACCTGTAGTTGACTTGAAATTTTGAGAGTATCTTCAGCACGTACCCTGTCGTCGTACgaactgaaatttttcaaatccgtaaattttttcttaattttcttttttcgtgcTGAAGACcacaaatatttaacaaatcgaTAATTTGACTTCAAAATGCCGCcactttgtaaataatcaagagtTAATTTCTTTCAGTTCGAGCCATAACTTTCGGAAAACGTCGATCCATGTATTCTAAAACATACTCTGTCAAAAGATATATaacatgtaatttttattacttttacttgaaaaaattcaCACACGCGCTTCAAAAACCAAtgaatacgtgtgcaaaatccgAATACAGCAGGTTCGAtggtttttctgaaaaaaattcctaaaaattcgcgCAAAAACGTCCTCGAAAATAAGAATACCTCCTTAAGCCGTCGCCGGATATCGTTCTCGGGAAGGGTGAGAGGGGGGGGGTGAGGGGAATATCGATGCCGCTTGCAAAGAACTCATTATCCCGGAAGAGGCTGATTAATTACGGTCGGCGGAGGAATCCTATTAACCCATCGACAGCGAGAGCTGCGAGCCAAATCATCGGGAAATACAGGCCCGGCGAGAGCTGGGCTACACGAAGAAGGAGGGTCCCGATTTAAATAACAAGTTCCCGAATCTTAATTATTTCGGCCGCGACTCGTGAGATCTCTTCGATCACGATCCCGGGGCAAGAGCTCGGTGATTGCTGTGCTCCCGTGTACGGGATCGAGCGAACAATTCCCGAGCAATCTGGCCGAATATCGGTCCTCGATCAATTTTCCAAGATTAATTTGCATGTAACAAAGTTTCTCACGACCGTATCAATTTGCCGGAGGGCGAACGCGTGTGAATCGTTGCTGCCGGATCAACGGCGTGTACACTTGATCCCGGTGACGAATTAATGATTTGTGATTGTACGCCGGTGAACGTCGAACAGGCAGGCGCACATGCAATAGGCCCCATTCAATGTTCATCGCCGCCGATTAATAAGGAGAAACTAATCCTCTCGAATGGTAATCTAGTCGGGGACTCCGAGGTGCGTTTCCACGAGTAGAGAGGAGGAGCGGCAGCACCGAGAAACAAAAGCCGCGTGAACGGTGTACACCATTGTCCAATTTCGAGGAAATTAACGACGCACAGTACGGAcaacccctcccccccccccactcacTTTGTCTAATTGCGATCCGCTACGATGAAGCTCGTCAAATGCACTCAATGGGAAAACCGATTCCCAATCGAAATCTCCTCGTAAGCTTTCTTACTGGAGCACGTCGAATTTCGCGATTGTTTCGAACGCTGCTTAGCTCATAAAGTAAACAATAACACAATTAAGACGATTTATGCAAAAAGTTAAATTCCAAAAATGAATTATTGTTACGATCAATTGAAAAACTATCCCCATTTGGAGATGGCTTGGTGCAATTCATATGCACGATGGGACTCATGGTACGCAATGGGTTAATACCGCCAACGATTTTAACACTACACCTACCACGGTCGGTCAAATTgatcttttcaaacttctgcgtacaatttcgtagatacaacattatcacattgctatttatctttacgacttttctgaaagtatgtatacaatgtatttctcagtatttatttctcgtttcttattatttttttccaagaaatataatatatgtagccTGTCCTGCCTACCACgtccggtcaatttgaccgcacgagataatatggtatttaatcTTATAAACCTAATCAGTATAATGTAAGGGTATTCTCAATGTGACATgaccaactcaaaataaatgagcggCCTCATTGAATGAGACGTTGTCAAGTTGCGCGCGTGcatggttgataatactgtttcatgacaaatacatccaaaccgcaaaggtggaccacacagtacaattttggaAATTGATGAGAGTGCATCGcagtatattttatataattggaattatacaaaaataaatttgtgtaGGGATGCAAAACCGTTAAGCGCGATCAACGTTGGCGTTTTTGCCGAAAGACACCCGCGGATCGCTGAAACAATAAACAGCTGACAGGTGAATGCCGTAGCGCGTGTGTGCGAAAGAATGAGAGCGTGAGTGCGTGAGAGAGAAAGCGACGAAGGTACGACGTCCGCGAACTCCGTATATGAGCCGATTTGTGTGTATGTGTTGTGACGATCGGCCTATACATAGATAGGTCACGATCGCGAGTCAGAGTTGAAGAGTGAGAACTGCGAATCGAAATTGTAAATAGAGAGAGTGAGAACTGCGAGTcgaaattgtatatatatatatagagagagagagagagagagagagagagagtcgaaaGTGTATACGTTAACAGttaaaatatacatacatatatcgttAGCCACTGACACCACATAGGATTACCATTCTAACCAATAGAATTGACCAAATCCTTACATTTGTATCGTCACTTCATGGAAGTTGTtcgtctactaattcattcggcAACAAATTGAgtattatatacatttaattatattaacaataattttttttaaggaccggtcatgttgaccgcgcacggtaggaataggtagtatacaagaagtgtcggtagatttagtgttaaagtaACTCGAGAGTTTGTATCGATAGTACCTAATATGGTATCTGCAGTAGAACGATGAAGATAATCGAATTAAAATGAAtataatgaaatgaaatgtatTCCAGGGGATACGCAATCTCGGCAGCGATCTTTGGTCCCGGAAGGAAAAATGAGGGTGAAGGGAGGGAA encodes:
- the Liprin-alpha gene encoding PTPRF interacting protein alpha isoform X5, which codes for MWNVMCDVMPTIAEDSISQRSSQFSGEEVNFEQLMVSMLDERDKLVESLRETQTRLQETEARRQETEKERDSLNRQLNANIPQEFSQLTKELAAAREGILARDEEISELKAERSNTRLLLEHLECLVSRHERSIRTTVMKRQQVTQSGVSSEAEVLKALKSLFEHHKALDEKVRDRLRMAQEKNKSLEEELAITKQELQQYIMSGHAPKAIEDRPKENGQTEDSQQQNKNETEQAAGQQEHQQQQHPQQQQQQQQQQQQQQPQPQSIQKLGTERSTEIGSRLSNGSLDPADQDTTTRVIDLQATVEKQSSELSTWQRRVAELIGHVAELEETLSKAQKDLLKTQETNVKLQRDLHENVAQKVDQEERIATLEKRYLQAQRESSSSHDLNEKLEQELQHKKAQLKLQEEKIAAIQEKLELAEQKLAQYSKLPEMEEQLKQRMEALTQQAQERHGSAEDRIQRLETQLEEKNAEVMRVNQRLKMNEEHNTRLSATVDKLLSESNERLQAHLEERMQALNEKNTLTQELEQTRKLAEDLQNEKTEIVKELGKARLEIDNVKRQMLQQEIAFNIQQTDALTRSLSPNAVDPGSFSRSASHSSFDTHSLPRRTAKRPTIDEDTTKNYVPRTLAEQEWEKLQQAHVLANVQQAFDVSSDAEGDGDNESLFSCAADVISPTGHSDAQTLAVMLQEQLDAINNEIRLIQKEKQSTEARAEELESRVGSLEHMNLLARGRSLERASPPLSGRSTPKSHHSPNRDYLHKYHTAPASMSPAHLHQYAASLTSPGQLSESLPASQLQLSGEELHSVSERDSTGGAGSGGSDAASPLTARSIRLERVVQALAHSQEELRRRTGQTGFPSSGFPAHSRHGQHNNGALNSGTPPSPLSSRHSSQDSLHKNNLSGVGLPIGQLSSPHLHMQATMSPATAAAVAAAQKKKGIKSSLGRFFSKKEKIKGKDTPMPGNMSGMGGASTPADPDYGDSVVAVAGTMGSKSDFDRRKKKSMLDSSRHELLAEAMKAGTPFALWNGPTVVAWLELWVGMPTWYVAACRANVKSGAIMSALSDTEIQREIGISCHLHRLKLRLAIQEMVSLTSPSAPKTSRTTLAFGDMNHEWIGNVWLPSLGLPQYRSTFMECLVDARMLDHLTKKELRSQLKMVDSFHRTSLQYGISCLKRLNYDRQQLEERRQMAEDANVDVLVWSNDRVIRWVQSIGLKEYGNNLLESGVHGALIAIDEGFDANSFALALQIPTQNTQARQLLEREFANLLAVGTERRLDEANSMKS